From Pigmentibacter ruber, a single genomic window includes:
- the mutM gene encoding bifunctional DNA-formamidopyrimidine glycosylase/DNA-(apurinic or apyrimidinic site) lyase, whose translation MPELAEVQNFVNSINANFLGLTVNNIKFHRENLRYPFDLEQLNNVFAKGSSFKKVFREGKQLVIETTQGAVNISLGMSGAFKAIENNSKKIEKHQHVSIYFSNGSGLAYIDPRRFGFWKIRDAKMDQGNAICDPLDERALNVVFQDSSITVKNRSIKEMLMDQKIIGGIGNIYALEALFLARISPFRSCSSIGQKEWKILANQIPLMLEKAIAFGGSSIASYRSFSGNKGNFQELHQVYGREGQKCLRSKCSGLIARLPQGGRSSWYCPNCQK comes from the coding sequence ATGCCAGAACTTGCTGAAGTACAGAACTTTGTAAACTCAATCAATGCAAATTTTTTAGGATTAACTGTAAATAATATTAAGTTTCATCGGGAAAACTTAAGATATCCTTTTGATCTAGAACAGCTAAACAATGTTTTTGCCAAAGGAAGCAGTTTCAAGAAAGTGTTTCGAGAAGGCAAGCAGCTTGTCATTGAAACGACTCAAGGTGCAGTTAACATAAGTTTAGGAATGTCTGGCGCATTTAAAGCGATTGAAAATAATAGTAAGAAAATTGAAAAGCATCAGCATGTTTCCATTTATTTTAGCAATGGCTCAGGGCTAGCATACATTGATCCTAGGCGATTTGGATTTTGGAAAATTCGTGATGCAAAAATGGATCAAGGAAATGCAATTTGTGACCCACTGGATGAAAGAGCATTAAATGTTGTTTTCCAAGATTCATCGATAACAGTAAAAAATAGATCCATTAAAGAAATGTTAATGGATCAAAAAATAATTGGTGGTATTGGCAATATTTATGCACTAGAAGCTCTTTTTTTGGCTAGAATTTCACCTTTTCGTTCCTGCTCTTCGATAGGTCAAAAAGAATGGAAAATTCTAGCCAATCAGATTCCATTAATGTTAGAGAAGGCCATAGCATTTGGTGGTTCTAGCATAGCCTCTTATCGTAGCTTTTCAGGCAATAAAGGTAATTTTCAGGAACTGCATCAAGTATATGGTCGTGAAGGACAAAAGTGCTTAAGATCTAAATGCAGTGGGCTGATTGCAAGACTTCCACAAGGTGGAAGAAGTTCTTGGTATTGTCCAAACTGTCAAAAATAA